The Labeo rohita strain BAU-BD-2019 unplaced genomic scaffold, IGBB_LRoh.1.0 scaffold_1616, whole genome shotgun sequence genome has a window encoding:
- the LOC127158632 gene encoding uncharacterized protein LOC127158632, producing the protein MLLMSDFSTSVPRAVLSVSPQMWLTEGDSVTLICEVNGSSTGWTFSWFTVTASSGNRNPFKLLSDGIRGARGNYTVSSAALNHTGVYVCRAERGKPAYNTTISNTQLIWVTGVSPPVSLIISPNRTQHFTSVSVSLSCEDQRDSTGWRVTIYTDRYGLEDCLSVWGSQTGSTCTIRSTTQYDTGVYWCESESGEKYHPVNITVHFDVILESPVHPVTEGDTLTLHCLYQNTTPPNLRADFYKDESLIQSQTTEMIISTVSKSHEGFYYCKHPERGESPKSWISVTVFHSESQISVLHILSSVLAVSSYLLVTVVMIFKCCRMRVASVEEQESAI; encoded by the exons atgttattaatgaGTGATTTCTCAACTTCAGTTCCCAGAGCAGTTTTAAGTGTTTCTCCACAGATGTGGTTGACTGAaggagattcagtgactctgatctgtgAGGTTAACGGCTCCTCTACAGGCTGGACATTCAGCTGGTTCACTGTAACTGCCTCATCAG GCAACAGAAATCCTTTTAAGCTGCTCTCAGATGGCATTAGAGGAGCTAGAGGAAACTACACTGTCAGTTCTGCTGCTCTGAATCACACAGGAGTTTATGTGTGCAGAGCAGAGAGAGGAAAACCAGCCTATAACACAACCATCAGCAACACACAGTTAATATGGGTCACTG GTGTTTCTCCTCCTGTGTCTCTGATCATCAGTCCCAACAGAACTCAACACTTcacatctgtctctgtctctctgagcTGTGAGGACCAGAGAGACTCTACTGGATGGAGAGTGACAATATACACAGACAGATATGGGCTGGAAGATTGTTTATCAGTGTGGGGATCACAAACAGGATCTACATGTACAATCAGATCCACCACCCAATACGACACTGGAGTGTACTGGTGTGAGTCTGAATCTGGAGAGAAATATCATCCTGTTAATATCACTGTACACT TTGATGTGATTCTGGAGAGTCCTGTTCATCCTGTGACTGAAGGAGATACTCTGACTCTACactgtttatatcaaaatacaaCACCACCAAACCTCAGAGCTGATTTCTATAAAGATGAATCACTCATCCAGAGTCAAACTACAGAGATGATCATCTCTACTGTCTCAAAGTCACATGAGGGTTTCTACTACTGCAAACACCCAGAGAGAGGAGAGTCACCCAagagctggatctcagtcaCAG TGTTTCATTCAGAATCTCAGATCTCTGTTCTCCACATACTCAGTTCTGTACTGGCAGTTTCTTCATATTTGTTAGTGACAGTCGTGATGATTTTCAAATGCTGCAGGATGAGAG tTGCATCTGTTGAAGAGCAAGAAAGTGCAATTTGA